In Brienomyrus brachyistius isolate T26 chromosome 2, BBRACH_0.4, whole genome shotgun sequence, the genomic window AAAATACTAATTCACAAATGAAATTCCCTTGACAATCACTATTATCACTTTGATCTTTCCTTATATTTGTTAGAAGCTTTGGGTCTTTAAATGACCCAAAATGGGTTACGTAATAAGTGCTGATGCctataaaataacactaagATAAGTGTGTTTCTCAGAAACACATATATACTGTTTGTTCACCACATGTGGTGCCGATTTGGTCAAGCAGACTCAAGAAATTCAATTAAGTGAAGCAGTGTCTCTAAATATCCCAGTGTATGTGCACCAGGTGATGAACTGGATCTAGTCCTGGGAGTTACCTTGGCTTATGCACTATGCTTCTTAGCATAGGCTCTTGGCCCACCATACTGGATAAGGGATTTTATAAGAGAGCTAGATGTGTTATAGGCTTTAAAGCCATTTCCAGGTTTTACAGCCAACCAAATACATAATTAACCTTACCCTAAAACAATGATTACTTATATAGTTTAACTTGATATTTAATGTTAAATAGAAAATTAACCTTACCCATCAAGAAAGGTTTAGCTTGCTAATTTTACACATTCCCAGTATCCTTTCACTAATATCCTAAAGGTAAATTCATAGTACAATCTTCAGCATAAACGTTTTTTCAACCCTTTCAAACCCTAAGCTAATTTCACCCAGAAGCCTAAGAATTACTGCTCGTTTCCCAACAGCTTACAAAAACCTCAACATATAGTAGTACAATTTCAATTTACAATTTGATATTTACAAAGCAACAGTTCACCTAGGAAAAGCAAACTAAGGGTGGTATGGTCACTCAGTcagtagcactgttgcctcacacctactGGGCTGGAATCCGgcctttgctgtgtgtgtggtggtcGCATGTTCTTGTGTAGTGTGGGTTCCCTCCTGCAGTACAATGATATGTAGTCACACCAATTGATCTCAGACCTGCCTGGAGTGATATTGTCTGTATGTGCCCTGAGGGACTGGTACCCGATCCAGGATGCACTTCAACCATAGACCCTATGCTAAGGGCCTAAACCCTGAGTGATGCAAATAACTAAATTTAAATGTCCTGAGGTGGCATGATGGCTTATTTTGATACCAATTGGTCGCTTAACACATGTATAGTTCACAGGTTTCCTCCAGTCCAAACTACATGATGAAACCACCCATAATTCAAGTCCTGTTAGGGACTAGCTTCCCCAGCTCTGTATCCCCTGGCTAATGGGAAAGGCTCCAGGTTCACCATGAACCTGAAGTGCGTAAGCAGATGcagaaaatatattaaacgaGCCGCTATAAGCCCCTACTATAAAACCACTACTTAAAATTTTATAAGTTGCACACTTAAACACCATGTaatattttaaatttcattttatttacaaaGTGAAATGGGACATAATTCTTCTTGAAGAAGAAACATCCATAGAATGAACATGTTCAAAGAGCAGACCTAAGAAACAGAAAGAGAAATCCATGAATGTgcaataccaagacattttcccAGAAACGTTATGCAAGTTACGTTATTTTGCAAGTACGATAATGGCTGAACACAATCATTGAGATTTTATAGGTGAAGCAGAGTCATATTTTAGCTTAAACCAAAACCTCTCTGCTAAAAGAACCTTACCTGCTAAGAACTGCATTTGAATTGTTCATTTCTTCAAAAGCTGATGCCGGACAACAATGAAAGGAAAGGTGAATCCACTGCCGAAGAAGACCACCATCATGCCCAAGAGCCTCCATTTGTTCTCAACAGAAAATGGTAGGTTCTGTAGACCAAATATTAAAAACAAGAACATTAAGTGGGACAATTCATGTTACAGCAAGTTTACTCATGATCTGTCACAAACGGCACTGTCAGTGACTTAACTATGCACGTACCCTTACAAATGTTCTTTGTCACTAAAGCTGAATTTGTCAAAATGAACTCCTGCTTTCATCACAATTGGTGTACACTTAAACAAGCCAAATAAATGGCTGGTAAACACCATACACATCCATATGGTTAGCAATTTACCCCTTGTCAGCGGTAGATGATTTATTTGGAACTTAAACCTCTAAATTCAATCGAAGAGTTTATTTCTCCATGGACAAAATACGttggtttttttaaaaaaggtaaTACAAACGTCGTAATAAACGTATCCTAAATTAAGAAATCCGCATCAAGTAAATTACTGTTCATTTTACATTGTAAAAAAATGCACAAGACCTCATGAATGTTCATATCATACGTTCAGTCATATATAGCAAAATTATTAATTCGACTATACGCATAAGTGCTATACGTGATATGAAAAGATACCTGAGATGTGCGCGAAAACTAAACAGACCCGAAAGCTACAAGGTCACACTTCATTTGGACGAGTATAAATTAAGGGCAGGAAACTCCTGTGCAATTAATTTATATGACAGATATACCCGTGAACTTTCTTGTTGCGTTAAATTCGCTTAGGAATGTGCATTTAAAATCATAAATGTCCCTCGTTTAAAAACGTATACAATGACTAGCCGTGTAGGTCGTTAGAATATTCACTAAATACAAGTAACTGGCTACATTCAACAAAACAAAAGTCAGGAATTAAACTCTAGACATAATagaaattgcagatgttttaaTATTGATTAAGCAAAACGTAAAGTCATATGTAAAGCACCGGGCCATCCAACTACCATTCAGTTAATACACTGACCTCTAAATTCAGGCTTTAGATGAGGAAGTAGGCCTTACGATGCACCGGGAAGTTACCAGACTGCTCTGGCTTTGTTATAAAACACAGATTTAGTTTCCTACCTTCCCTGGTCCTTCTTCATAATGGGAGCGACGGATCGCAGAAGTAGTAAAACGCCGAACAGCTTGTCCGAACATAATGATTTCAAAGCGCCTCAAACACAGATACCAGCCTTCAGCCGCCTTCAAAATGCGTCCGGACGAAGATGAAAGGACTTATGGGATTATACCGGAAGTATACAGGGTGCATGATGGGTACTGTAGTATAAAAGGCTTCCAATTCATATGAttattaaattgtgttattattgttattattatcctTCAGTCCAAAGCTCCATACATACCGGTATTACACTTCCACAACTTTATTGGAGCAGGCCCGTTGATAATAACTAACGATGGCATTATATTATCCAACGGCTTTATTTTTTAGACTTTAGAATACGAAATGTACGTAAGGCTGTGGCATTTTAGTCACAAATTTATATAGGTATTCCTTAAATCTAATAAATGCTGTGTCATGAAATCAgtctttaaaactgaaataatttACCTTGTCTCTCCGAAGCTATTTTTAAGTCTTGGGCAATGTTCATTATGTGGAATGAAACTTTGAAATGTATTATcaatatattaaataatatgaaatatttttttccaaatgAATACTGAATACAAATTGAATAAAAGTAATTACatacaaatatacatttttttttaacatagcAGAAATATATAACTTTTTGTTGTCTGCTCTTTCCTTTTCATGACACTTAAGCCTTGTGTAATGTGCAGATTTTACAGCATACCATATTAGaacctgtggcagggtatgtgaaGGTACAAGTAGGTGCTCGTCAGCCTAGGCCAAAGTCCTTTAATTCTGGCAGCCTCTGTGTCGGGGAAGTGAAACAAAATTTAGAAGGGGGAGCAAGGACAATCTGGTATTGAGGCCATTGTTTCTATGGAGTCCAGCTATGGTCGATTGCAGACACTTGAGTGGTATAATTATCTTAGTTTAGGGATATTTTTTTTTGGAATATTTGTTTGACAAATATTTtatgaataaatacaaaaaagtatacacaaaatattaattcAGTCATAAATAAGGTTAAATCCAATCATATTTTTTCACATGAACAGATGTAATAAATTTGAAAACATGTTTAACACTGAATACTTCTGTCTTATTTCCACTGTTTTTGTAATTGTTTAATGGCATCAGCAGTAATGAATTCTATTATCTCATTTCATTGATGTTGTTACTGACAAATCAGGTAATTACACCTTTCTGGCAGAACCATTATACTGTATGTAACACATATTGTATTGTGGCCGTATCTCTTCTGGGGTTTCTGCTGCCCCAGGACAGCTTCCCTTAATTACAGAGAACTCCATGCAAGGAATTTTAAGTACCAAACAAACAGTCAACCTTATAACAGTCAAGGGATTATAAAAGCTGCGCATTCTCCACAACCAGGGAGTGTGATCTCGTGGGAACTATTCACTCATAGAATTCTTTCCATTGCACGTGTTACAGGAAAACTGCTAGTGGCCACTAGCCAGTGCCTCGCTGTGCCAGCTGGCCAAAGAGTGCCATAGGCCCTCAATTTCTTAGACGTCTCTACAGTATATAATACAAATAAACACTGAGGGTTTTTTCACTACATATAAAGTGTCATGTTCAGAGATGACCTCAGAGTGGTATGTCGCTTTAGTCGACCTGTGACAGTATGCATACTTCAAAATGTATAGTATGTATAAAGCATTAAAGTTTTTAGTAGCAGATGAGGGTAGCATTGTATTACATCGCATTgcagaattttataaaaaataatgaaaaagcTGCTTTTATCCTGCATATTTTAGTTTGAGTAGTCTGCTCGAACTGCTGAATCATTGCTAATCTGTTTTATCTCTGCATAAGCGCTGAATAAGTAGCAAAGTCCTACTTTGGAGGAAAGTGCATATCAGTGTATTCACTCCTCCAAAACAAATATAAGTTGCATACCTTGATACTACAGATTCAGGATAAGTTGCTCAGTGGTCtgcactacgaagcggggttacagGCTTGTAACGGGGTTAACTtaaatttaaggtaccacaataCAAATGGACTTCAtgttcgttcacttacattttgcccagactaccttaaatctgacaagttaccccgataagccagtaaccctacTTTGTAGTACAGGTCACAGGTGGAAAAGCCTAGGCTCCCTGGAATAGGCTTGAATAATATTTTATCATGTAATTCACAAGTCAATAACCCTAACAAGGACAAGCTTTTTCCGATCATCACAAAATCATCACAGTTTGTTCATATATCAGTAGATGAATTAGATTCAAATTAATTGACATTGTACTTCTAGCCACTTTCATGGTTAAATTTTGACAGGAAAATTCAAAATGCAATACCCAACTTATGTGACCAAAAAATATCATAACTAATCCTGCTTCATTGACATCTGCAAGGCAAAGTCGTGCCATTGCTATTTTGGACCATAATGTTACTTCATTTTCTCTCCTTTGTTTCTTTCCAGTCTGACTATCACTACAAAACCAGCCCCTGTGAAAAATGTAAAAGAGGACTTTATTTTAGCACACTAATACAAAATACTTTCCTATGGATACCTGAAAGAAAACCTACTTGCCATGCATTTTCTCTGACAAAGATTACATCAGTGATCGAAAACATTATGACCACCCCAACATGAAGCAAATAAAGTTGatatctagaaaaatatttagtaaAAACAGTGCACGTCAGGGTCTGGGATAGATTAGATATCTACAGTAGGTATTTGGTGCGCGTAATTGACATGTTGATTGCAGAAGAAATGGGGAGTGGTAGACATTTGAGTGCCAAATAATTATGGCCAGACAACTGGATCAGAGCATCTCCGAAATGGCAAAGCTTGTGGAATGTTCACAGTCAGCCATGGTGAGTACCTACCAAGAGTGGTCTGAGGAGAGAAAATCACCACCAGGATGTTGAGCGGCCAGGATTCGTGGATGTGGGATGTGAATGGAGGTGTGGTACAAACCAAAAGAAGGGCGACTGTGGCATAAATGGGAGATGACTCTAATGAGGATCATGGGAGTGATATGTCACGATACGCAGAGCATCAAGCCCTGCATAGCTGCTGGCATGTCAATGTACAGAAGTAAATTAATGACAAAAGTCTTTGATTCAAAAAATACGTTGAATTACACTAatcaaatgaaaacacattgtatttaaaaacccttttttttgggggggaggggggggggggggctgtgaatgcgtgtttaAGCACTGAgtatttcaaatgaaaacatttcaATTGTAATTTCATTGGGAAAATCACTCAATGCAAAAATATTCCAAAATTCAGTTCCGAAATATATCGTTTATAATGTGCATCTTTATAATTCAGTAACCTGAATTTAGAAGGTCAAATTCCAAATTTCAGCATATAAATACCCATGCTCATCTCTGTTCCCTGTCAAAAGTATCTACAATAGGTGTCAGAACCAGATCTTGGAGCAATGAAAGAAGGTCAGCGGGTGTTGTGAATCCCGTTTTCTGTTGCATGATGTGCATGGTCAGGTACATATGGAACATCTGTGGGAGTCATTGGACATACAAATCCAATCCATGACTGTTTGGGTCCTGTAGGTCGCAGGCCTCCATGCACTTTTGTTGAAAGGGCAGGACCTATTTTATGCTGAAAGCCTGCACTTAAATCTACTCGGAGCAGGTTAGGCGTGCAGCATAAATTATTGTGGCAATACATCACATTTAAAAGTGAGCTACGATTTGTAGTTGCAAAACTCAGAAGAAAGCCACAAGAAACCACGTTACGACAGTAAACCCACTTTGCAGTTCACCCCTCAGTTCCTTGGTCTTGTTGACATTGAGAGAGAAGTTGTTATTCTAACCAACTCTTTATATGCTTGTCATTACCATAAGAGATGAGACTTATGACCACTGTGTCTGCAAAGTTAATGATCGCTTTGGAGCTTTCAGGTCAACTCATCTTTGTTCAGAATTATAATCAAAGCCCACAAGAAAAGGTTATTTTGTCGGCCTGGAAAATATTTACATAACTGGTTGCCTTTTCATTTTATACTCACAAAACTCTTTTTTGTCAGATTTGACACAACTCTGGAGAGTAGAAAACAGCTATGCTACGCAGACACCTTTCTATCAAACCATctatttatttctgtttatgtaaGACAGGAACAATTTTCCAATATCCCCAGAAGTTGAATCAGTTTTACACGATCTGGTCTAGGGATGCCCAAGATAACTACTGTCAAAAAATCCACTGATAAGCATTGTTGGGATTGCAGAACATAGAGTTTTCTGGAGAGCTTAAATGAAGTATTCAAttatagaaaaaaaacataGGGAGGAATCTTAAGTTGATATCCGAAGGACTTTCCTTCAGTCTAAATGAAAGGTTCTTTAAACCCTTTCAGCATTTATTCTTcaaaaatacaatattaattgATTCTTCATTGACAAAACATGATTATCTAACTGTCAAACTATAACAGACATTGAAATTACTAAAGATCATTGCCATTGTCgataacaaacaaagcatcgaCATACATTACCAATACAGACGATGACATGACTGTCCTCTAGATTGAAAGGGTGAGTTAAGTTATTATGATGTTGGTAGGTGAACGCCCACTTCATCTTCAGCTTTCTGACAGGTTTATTCCCAACCTGTCTTGATATTTGGAGTTCGTCATTATCCCATCTCTCATTTCCCTTCTAGATTCCCCAACCAATTTAACAAGAAGCAGACCCAATGCATGATAGTTCTAGTATTATATACATTCTTTTAATtgcattaatatttttttaggTTCTTTATTTGGTGTTAAAAATCTTTATCTATAAAATGAGCTGTTTTACAGTGGGCTGAAAGTAATGAAACACTACAGTTACACCTGTTATTAGAAACTAACATTATTGGGAAACAATATGGtatttaatatttcattatAAGGCTAACATTACAATCATATGTTGCACCTATACAGTATATTATGTTGTGCAGTGTAACAGCTTGCCTGCTGTTCTATTAAGTAAAATCCTTCCTAACCGTAATGGAATTATAATGATAAAGTATATACCATGGCACCTAATCAAACAAAATTGATTTAAGCTGCTTTTGGCCCATGGCCCTGACTACCCAAGGGCCTAGTTCCATTTCCTCTCCTTGACAGGTGTTGGCTTAGAAGGGTAGAAGAGGGCACATTGGCCTCCAGGGACATGACTAAGGTGGAAACGAGTACAAGTGACTGATTGTTCGATAAACTGGGAAGTCTATGATGGCTTCAGGGTACCTTGTATGTACCTCAAGGATTCTTCATTTCCTTTTAGTGTTCCCTGGGTTTATTAGCAAATTTTCATTTGTTATTGTAGTAATGGatcttttttttaagaaagtgatccACTGATTGTGAGCTTAAGGCTCCCTGGCATTAACTATTTGGACATTTTTGTGGTATTTGTTCTGTAGTCGCTGTATGCATTCATGCCTCTGCAATATAAATAAACAGATATGCATTCACTTTTATAAAGATTTGGCAagcaatttaaaaataacaaatacaAGAGTCAGTGATTTCTAGCTATGTGTAGCAGAGATGTTTACAATTAACAATCTGCGTAGAGAGGTGTCTCAAGTAAATATAAGACAATTAAATATGGAAAGCATAAACAATCCTCAGCCTCACCTTCAGCCTAAATGGCTCACTTGAGTGTTGCAGGGACACCGGATCAGTTTTGCTGGTGATTTGTACCCCTGGGCCACTTTGGAAGGATTGCCCATTCATGGATACATAAGCCACAAGCTAGAAGTCTCACATCTTTTGCTCTTCTCCATGCTCTGCACTGTGCAAGCATACAATGGTATTTAGTGTGGTTTTATATGAAAAGTCCCTAATCTGACTGTTTCTAATTTGAGTGTTTCTAAGATGTACTTTGAGGGTGTTCCCCGACATTGTGCCTTTTGCTGCCTGGAATGTGCTCTAGGATTCTCCCaaatgaccctgtactggataaatggatggatattaccaTAAGTCTATAGATATTACCATAAGCTCATTCTTTACTAATCCGCATGCAAAACAATGAAAGCCTAGCTGCAGAGATCTTGCAACACCTTAGGGTCTGCTTTAGGAAAACAGGTTAACTGCAGTATGTTCCCCTGGGTCATGAAACCAAAAATGTGGTTTTAGATCAACAAAATGTAGCTGGGTGAAAATATTCTTCTTTGGTTTCCTTATTGAAGTGGCATTGGTGGTATCTCTTGGTTGTTGCATAAGACATGTCCTGTCTATAATGCTACAGATTCACTAttcaatatactgtatatggggGATAAAGGAGACTACTTTAGAGTTCTCCCAGCATTACGCGGTCTGCGCAGCAATGTAAATATGTTATGGTATAAGAGGCTAGGTGATCTTTGGTGATGACGGAGATGCAAGTTTGTCTTTTTCTTTAAAGTCAACTTAGAGGGTTTTGTGTATAAGCCTTTTGTAATTTTGTGTGGTTTCTGTTTGCAACAGCAACCCATGATCATATTCATTTAGTTGTATTTAGTcgtatttatttgtatttagttGCATTTTAGACATCACCAAATTTCTACTTTTTTTCGTAACCATGCTCTTGTTCCAAAGTgcttaaaaagagaaaaatttctgtattatttttgcATAATTTGTGATTCCTAAACACAAGTTATCGTATCCAGAGTATTTGTCATATTAGCCGTATTTCACTCAAAATCAAAACTGGACACACGACAACTTATTGTGTCTCTTCAGTCCTATTGAAATTTTTATGTCaccctttattattatttctaaaTCTAGGGGTTAGGGCAACGTAATAAGAAAAAGAGAGAACGTCTCAGCGTTTCAGACAAaccacaaagaaaaaaaagacaaattaaCAACAGAAATTAGCCTAACCTACAAAGGGCTTATTTACATCAAAGAgaagaaagaaaataaaaagaaaatacaaaTGGTGAGCTTAGAACACACCCTACATACAGTACAGGAGAAGAACAACCACAGCAAcacaaccacagcaacaacaaacAGTCTGAGACGACAGGGGAGAAAAAGTCTCTCTGTGAAAAGGGCAGCCAGGCTTTTATCCCCAATCTCAGCGTCTGTCAGTCAATTGGAATAGGTCTTACTAAACAGGCCAGTCTCCTCCCCTAATTGCCTGCtgagagagaggagcagagagagacaaacaGAACAGAAGAGCAGCATACAACACAATACAACGTAATCACAAAGAATACATCCATAGGTACAATGTGCAATGCATTAAAACATCaactaacaaaaaaacaaataaataaataaatatgtcttAGGACATaacaaaaaaatggaaaaaaaaaaacctggacCCTGGAActgagcaggggtgggcatacttattggtAGTCTTCCTtcaccttcgggtggggggaatggtcctgactgttgtgagttcagaatacccaccctttttggagtcacTGGAAAGGCTGTTGGAGAGCACTCCTCCTgaggactctcttgttctgctgggggacttcagtgCTCACGTGGGTAATCATAGTTTGGGagaaacacccccccctccctccccggaTCTGAACcagtccataatgaacaccatgttcaaacataaggttgtccatatgtgcacttggcaccaggacaccctatgCCGCAGTTCAATGATTGACTTTGTGGTCATATCACCGGACTTGCGGCCacatgtattggacactcgggtgaggagagggacggagctgtcaactttccaccacctggtggtggatTGGCTCCGTTGGTGGGTGAAGAGgccggtcagacctggcaggcccaagtgtATACTGAGGGTCAGCTGGGAATGTCTGGAAGAATTCCCAGTCAGAAAGAGCTTCAACTCCAACCTCTGGCAGAACTTCGTCGATGTCCCGGGGGAGGTGGTggacattgagtctgaatgggccatgttccatgcctccattgtggaggcaggtGACAGGAtctgtggccgtaaggtggtcggtgcctatcACAGCAGCAATCCCTGAACTTGCTCGTGG contains:
- the LOC125725664 gene encoding cytochrome c oxidase subunit 7C, mitochondrial, whose translation is MFGQAVRRFTTSAIRRSHYEEGPGKNLPFSVENKWRLLGMMVVFFGSGFTFPFIVVRHQLLKK